CGTTCCGGCGCAAAGTGCACGGTGAAGGGCAGGAGCTCTACGGTTCGGTCTCGGTTACCGACGTCGCCGACGCCGTCGCCGAAAAAGGTTTCAAGATCGAGAAGCGGAAGATCCAGCTCGACGAGCCGTTCAAGACCCTGGGAGAGTTCTCGGTGGTCGTGAGGCTCCATCCTCAAGTAGAGGTTTCTATCCCGGTCATCGTCGAGAAGGAAAAAGAAGAGGAGTAGGAGCGCCGGCTGGTAACGAACGGCCGAGAGAAACGCCTTGGCGCAGGACAACGCCGTACTCGAGAGAACGCTCCCTCATAATCTGGAGGCGGAACGTACCGTTCTCGGTGCGATTCTGATCGAGAACGAAACGTTCCATCACGCCGCCGAGATACTCACCCCGGGGGACTTCTACCGCGACGCTCACCGGAAGGTATTTGCCAGGATGGCAGTTCTTTCCGAGCGGGGCGATGCCATCGATCTAGTAACGCTCAAAGAGGAAATGTCCCGGGCGGGAGAGCTCGACTCGGTCGGGGGGGTCGCCTATCTGGGGTCGCTCTTGGAGGGTGTTCCCCGAGCAACCAACGTTTCCTATTACTCCCGCATCGTGAAGGACAAGTCGGTGCTGAGGAGCTTGATCTCGGCGGCGAACCGGATCTCCCAGGCTTGCTTCGACAATGCCGATGAGTCTCAAGCCGTACTCGACGAAGCGGAGAAGTCGATCTTCGAGATTTCCGAAGGCGCGATTCGAAGCGGCTTCGAGCCGGTATCGGAGATCGTCAAGGGCAGCTTCAAGACCATCGACGCCCTGTCGGAGAATCGCGAGCTGGTCACCGGCGTTCCCACGGGGTTCGTGGAGTTCGACGAGATGACCTCAGGGCTCCAACCCTCGGATCTCATCATCGTGGCCGCTCGCCCGGCGATGGGCAAGACCAGCTTCTGTATGAATATTGCCCAGCACGTGGGTCTCAAAACCGACGGCGTGGTGGGTGTTTTCAGCCTCGAGATGTCCAAGGAGCAGCTCGTGCTTCGCATGCTATGCGGCGAAGCCCGCGTCAACATGCACAAGCTCCGCTCCGGCTTTCTCTCGGAGAAGGACTGGACCAAGCTCGTGCAGGCGGTCTCGGACTTGTCGCAGGGGAAGATCTTCATCGACGACACGCCCTCGATCTCGATCTTGGAAATGCGGGCCAAAGCCCGGCGGCTCAAGCTCGAGCAGGGCCTCGATCTCCTCATCGTCGACTACCTCCAGTTGATGCAGGGTCGAGGTCGATTCGAGAACCGAACCCAGGAGATCGCGAACATCAGCCGCTCGCTCAAAGCGCTCGCCAAAGAGCTCGATATCCCGGTCGTCGCTCTCTCGCAGCTTTCCCGCGCCCCGGAGAGCCGCGGCGATCATCGCCCTCAGCTCTCCGACCTGCGCGAGTCCGGTGCCCTGGAACAGGACGCCGACGTGGTCGTTTTCATCTACCGTGAGGAAGAGTACAACCAGACCCCGGACAACCGGGGTATCTCTGAGCTCATCATCGGAAAACAGCGTAACGGCCCGACGGGTACGGTCAAGATGGCCTTCATCAAGGAATATACCCGGTTCGAGAACCTCGAATGGCGTCACGACGACGCGCTGTAACAGGCTGACGAAAAAGTGCGACCCAGCCTGCCGAGCGGTGGCCAAAACCTCTGCCGTTCGACTTCGCCAAGGCTTCGTCGGAACCGCGCCGAAGCCCGAAGGGCGGAGGCGGGCGTCGGCGCGCAGCGCCGCAAAGGCCGAGCCGTGGCGGCACCATCAATTACAGGTCCCGCCACGGCATTGAGCATTAAACGAGAAACAGTCGTGGCGAGAAAATCGAGCGAAGGTGCTATAATTCAGCGGTTAGCCTGTTCCTAATCGATTTCGTCGTGCCACTACGGGCCTCATCGCTTTGATGGCAAAGCTGAAGACCGCATTCGTCTGCCAGCAGTGCGGGATGACCGCAACCAAATGGCTTGGCCGGTGCCCCGACTGCGAGGCGTGGAACAGCTTCGTCGAGGAGATCCCCGCGGCCGGTGACTCCGCCGAAGGGCCGAGCGGGGTTGGTCGTTCGGGGAAGGCGTTGGCCTACGCCGAAGTCCCAACCGATGCCGACTTGCGGATCGGAAGTGGCCTCGAGGAGTTCGATCGCGTCCTCGGGGGCGGGATTGTCGAAGGCTCCCTCGTGCTTCTCGGAGGCGCGCCCGGAATCGGGAAATCGACGCTGTTGCTCCAGGTGGCCGCCGCGCGCGCCCGCGATGGCAACCGCGTCGTCTACGTGAGTGGCGAGGAGTCGGAGCGTCAAATCAAGCTCCGCGGCGAGCGGCTGGGAGTCGACGCCGCGAGCCTGCTTCTCTTCGCTGAGACCGGGCTAGAACGAATCCTCGGCGAGCTATCACGACTCGACCCTTCACTCGTGATCCTGGATTCGGTGCAGACCGTTTACTCACCGAAGTTCTCCTCGACACCGGGGAGCATCAGCCAGGTGCGGGAAGTCACGGCCGAGCTGCTTTACTACGCGAAATCGTCCTCCACTCCGGTGTTTCTGATCGGCCACGTCAACAAGGAGGGGAACCTCGCCGGCCCGAAGGCGCTCGAGCACATGGTCGACACCGTCCTGTACTTCGAGGGAGAACAGCACCAGTCGCATCGCGTCGTTCGGGCGGTGAAGAATCGGTTCGGCGCCGCGGGCGAGCTCGGCGTTTTCGAGATGACCGAAGCGGGCCTCGTGCCGGTGGAAAACCCGTCCGCGCTCTTCCTCTCCGAGCGCGACCACAGCGCGCCGGGCTCCGCGGTCGTATGCTCTCTCGAGGGGACGAGACCGCTCCTTCTCGAGATCCAGAGCCTCGTGGCGCAGACCGGGCTCGGATACCCTCGCCGCGTCGCGGTCGGCTTCGAGGTAAACCGGGTCTCTCTCCTCCTCGCCGTGCTCGAAAAGCACGTGGGCATGCCCTTTTCCGCCCACGATGTCTATGTCAACGTGGCGGGCGGGCTCTCGGTAACCGAACCGGTCGCCGATCTCGGCCTGGTGGCGTCGGTGGCCTCGAGCCTTCGGGGCCAAGCCATTCCCACGGGTACGGCCTTCATCGGGGAGGTGGGATTGTCCGGCGAGGTGCGCGCCGCCCAGCAGTTCGCAGTTCGGGTGAAGGAGATCGCGCGGATGGGATTTCAGAAGACGTATGTGCCGAACGCCAATCTGCCCCTGTCCGAGGCGCCGGCGGAGCTCGAGCTGATCGGCATTGCCGACGTATCCTCGCTCATGGGGAACGTTTTCTAGGTTCATTCGTGTACCGAAAGTGACGATCATGTGGTTGTTGTCGATTCGCGGACTCTTACTCGTCGGGCTCGTCGCGGCGGGGGGGGCGTTCAGCCCCCTTCCGTTCGGCCTTCCCGCAAACATTGCCCTTGGTCTCGTAGCCGGCGGAGCAGCGATCCTGCTCGAAAACCGCATTCGCGGGGTGACTCCGAAGCAAGTGGCCGGGGCGTCTCTCGGTGCCGCCCTCGGCGTCGTCTTCGCCCTTCTCGTCAGCATCCCACTCGCCAAGATCCCGATGAGCCCCGGAAGCCAGGCGTTCTGGCTCGCTTTCGTCTTGCTGCTCTTCATCTACTTGGGGCTCGTTCTCGGCTGGACCCGCGGTGAGTGGTTCGACCCCCTCGCGGTGATCGCCTATTTCCGGGGAACGACCACCTCGAAGAATCTCAAGGTCCTGGATACGAGTGTCATCATCGACGGCCGGATCGCCGACATTTGCGAGACCGGATTCATCGACGGAAAGCTCGTCATTCCTCAGTTCGTCCTGAAAGAGCTGCAGCAGGTCGCGGACTCGGCCGATTCGCTCAAACGCAATCGAGGCCGGCGCGGGCTGGACATCCTTCAGAAAGTACGAAAGATGAGCGGCATCGAAGTCGATATCTCGGAGCTCGACTACCCCGACGTCAAGGAGGTCGACCTCAAGATCATCGAGATTGCGAAGGAGCTGGGCGCGAAGATCGTGACGAACGACTTCAACTTGAACAAGGTCGCACAGGTCCGGGGTGTTCAGGTGTTGAATATCAACGAGCTGGCCAACGCGCTCAAGCCGGTCGTGCTTCCGGGAGAGTTCATGCGCGTGTTCATCCTGAAGGAGGGCAAGGAATACAACCAGGGAGTCGCCTATCTGGACGACGGCACGATGGTCGTCGTGGACAACGCTCGAAAGCTCCTGGGGAAGAACGTCGACATCACCGTCACGAGCGTGTTGCAGACCACGGCGGGCAAGATGATTTTCGGGAAGACGCTCGATTCGCCGGCAACCGTCGCCGCACGCTAGTATTCGGTTCCGCGTCACCCGGTTCTCCTGCCGGGGCCAGGGCGAGGGTACTGTCATCGACTGGGCCAAGCTTCGAACGCTTTTCTGGTTCATACCGCTCGTGACCGTCTATACGATCGTTTGCGGTGCCGTGTCCTTCGCCTTGGCCCTCGTGTTTCGCTCCGGGGATCCGTCGCACCGCGTCGCCAGCATTTGGGCCCGCCTCATTCTCGAGACCTGCGGAGTGACAGTTCAGGTGAAGGGCCTGGAAAACCTTCGACCGGGCACGACTTACCTGTTCGCCTCGAATCACCAGAGCCTGTTCGACACGCCCATCGTGTTTGCGCATTTGCCCGTTTCTTTTCGTATCCTCTACAAGAAATCGTTGAACCGGGTGCCGTTTCTCGGCTGGCACCTCTTCATGAGTGGACATATCGGCGTCGAGCGCGAGAACCCCAAGAAGGCCCGCGAAAGCCTCGAGCACGCCGCCAGCAGAATCCGGGGAGGGACGTCCGTCGTCGTATTTCCCGAAGGAACGCGCAGCTTCGACGGGATCCTGCGACCCTTCAAGAAAGGCAGCTTTCGTCTAGCCCTGCGGGCGGGAATCCCCGTCGTGCCGATTACCATTGCCGATAGCTATCTGGTGATGAAGCGCAGTGAGGTTACGGTGCACCCGCGCCGGATAGGGCTCACTATCGATCGGCCGATACCGCTCGACAATCTCGATGAAGAACAGGCTGAAGTTCTTGCCGAACGCGTCAGAGCAGTCGTGAGCAGGAATCTCGAGGCTACCCGGGCATGATCTCGGCCTTCGCCGTCGTCGTCGCCGGAGGGCGGGGGAGCCGTTTCGGAGGTCCCGTACCCAAGCAATTTCACCTTGTCCTCGGCAGACCCCTGCTGGCCTATTCCCTCTCGAGCTTCGCCCGGTGCCGAACGATCGAGCGGACGGTGCTGGTGCTTCCGCGCGCCGGCTTCGAGGAGGCCGAGCGGACCATCGCGCCTCACATCGAGGGCGCGGCGGTGGAAGTCGTTGCCGGAGGCGACACCCGGCAAGCGTCGGTCTGGGCCGGCGTTTCCAGGCTTGGAGACTCCGATTCGCGACTCGTTGCCGTCCACGACGGTGCCCGTCCGCTGGTGAGTCCGCAGCTGATCGAGTCAGTCGTCGAGGCCGCCTCGAGGCACGGAGGAGCGATCGCGGCGGTCCCGGTGGTCGAGACCTTGAAGGAGGTTTCCCAGGACGGCTTCGTACAGGGCACGGCCGACCGAAAGCGCTATTGGCGCGCGCAGACACCTCAGTGCTTCCGTCTCGGTCTGCTTCGGCGGGCATTCGATGCCGCGCGGCGGGACGGCTTCCTCGGTACGGACGAAGCGTCGCTCGTCGAGCGACTGTCTGCTCCGATCGTCATCGTACCGGGAGAAGAGCAAAACCTGAAGGTCACGAGCCTTCACGACGTGGAGAGGATGGAGTACTACATCGGCCAGAATGCGAGGCGGTGACATGCGGGTGGGCGTGGGGTTCGACGCTCATCGTTTCGGCGAGGGCCGGGACTTGATTTTGGGCGGTCATCGCATCGAGCACAACCGAGGAATCGAAGGCCACTCCGATGGCGACGTGCTCCTGCATGCCTTGACCGATGCCATTCTCGGCGCCGTCGCCGCCCCCGATATTGGCGCCTTGTTTCCGTCCGACGACCCTCAATGGCGGGGCGTCCAGAGCTCGTTGTTCTTGAGTCGCGCCCTCGAGATCGCGAAGCAGACGGGTTACGAAGTCTCGTCGGTCGACGCCGTGGTCATCGCTCAGGAACCGAGGCTTTCC
This DNA window, taken from Vicinamibacteria bacterium, encodes the following:
- the dnaB gene encoding replicative DNA helicase, with product MAQDNAVLERTLPHNLEAERTVLGAILIENETFHHAAEILTPGDFYRDAHRKVFARMAVLSERGDAIDLVTLKEEMSRAGELDSVGGVAYLGSLLEGVPRATNVSYYSRIVKDKSVLRSLISAANRISQACFDNADESQAVLDEAEKSIFEISEGAIRSGFEPVSEIVKGSFKTIDALSENRELVTGVPTGFVEFDEMTSGLQPSDLIIVAARPAMGKTSFCMNIAQHVGLKTDGVVGVFSLEMSKEQLVLRMLCGEARVNMHKLRSGFLSEKDWTKLVQAVSDLSQGKIFIDDTPSISILEMRAKARRLKLEQGLDLLIVDYLQLMQGRGRFENRTQEIANISRSLKALAKELDIPVVALSQLSRAPESRGDHRPQLSDLRESGALEQDADVVVFIYREEEYNQTPDNRGISELIIGKQRNGPTGTVKMAFIKEYTRFENLEWRHDDAL
- the radA gene encoding DNA repair protein RadA, with protein sequence MAKLKTAFVCQQCGMTATKWLGRCPDCEAWNSFVEEIPAAGDSAEGPSGVGRSGKALAYAEVPTDADLRIGSGLEEFDRVLGGGIVEGSLVLLGGAPGIGKSTLLLQVAAARARDGNRVVYVSGEESERQIKLRGERLGVDAASLLLFAETGLERILGELSRLDPSLVILDSVQTVYSPKFSSTPGSISQVREVTAELLYYAKSSSTPVFLIGHVNKEGNLAGPKALEHMVDTVLYFEGEQHQSHRVVRAVKNRFGAAGELGVFEMTEAGLVPVENPSALFLSERDHSAPGSAVVCSLEGTRPLLLEIQSLVAQTGLGYPRRVAVGFEVNRVSLLLAVLEKHVGMPFSAHDVYVNVAGGLSVTEPVADLGLVASVASSLRGQAIPTGTAFIGEVGLSGEVRAAQQFAVRVKEIARMGFQKTYVPNANLPLSEAPAELELIGIADVSSLMGNVF
- a CDS encoding PIN domain-containing protein, encoding MWLLSIRGLLLVGLVAAGGAFSPLPFGLPANIALGLVAGGAAILLENRIRGVTPKQVAGASLGAALGVVFALLVSIPLAKIPMSPGSQAFWLAFVLLLFIYLGLVLGWTRGEWFDPLAVIAYFRGTTTSKNLKVLDTSVIIDGRIADICETGFIDGKLVIPQFVLKELQQVADSADSLKRNRGRRGLDILQKVRKMSGIEVDISELDYPDVKEVDLKIIEIAKELGAKIVTNDFNLNKVAQVRGVQVLNINELANALKPVVLPGEFMRVFILKEGKEYNQGVAYLDDGTMVVVDNARKLLGKNVDITVTSVLQTTAGKMIFGKTLDSPATVAAR
- a CDS encoding lysophospholipid acyltransferase family protein yields the protein MTVYTIVCGAVSFALALVFRSGDPSHRVASIWARLILETCGVTVQVKGLENLRPGTTYLFASNHQSLFDTPIVFAHLPVSFRILYKKSLNRVPFLGWHLFMSGHIGVERENPKKARESLEHAASRIRGGTSVVVFPEGTRSFDGILRPFKKGSFRLALRAGIPVVPITIADSYLVMKRSEVTVHPRRIGLTIDRPIPLDNLDEEQAEVLAERVRAVVSRNLEATRA
- the ispD gene encoding 2-C-methyl-D-erythritol 4-phosphate cytidylyltransferase — protein: MISAFAVVVAGGRGSRFGGPVPKQFHLVLGRPLLAYSLSSFARCRTIERTVLVLPRAGFEEAERTIAPHIEGAAVEVVAGGDTRQASVWAGVSRLGDSDSRLVAVHDGARPLVSPQLIESVVEAASRHGGAIAAVPVVETLKEVSQDGFVQGTADRKRYWRAQTPQCFRLGLLRRAFDAARRDGFLGTDEASLVERLSAPIVIVPGEEQNLKVTSLHDVERMEYYIGQNARR
- the ispF gene encoding 2-C-methyl-D-erythritol 2,4-cyclodiphosphate synthase, producing the protein MRVGVGFDAHRFGEGRDLILGGHRIEHNRGIEGHSDGDVLLHALTDAILGAVAAPDIGALFPSDDPQWRGVQSSLFLSRALEIAKQTGYEVSSVDAVVIAQEPRLSEHIALIRRSVARLLGIPESAVGLKATTTDGMGFIGRCEGIAVHAVATLIGLERNG